The DNA window GCTTAATGGCATGCCTTTCAGCGGCAGGGCGACGACGCCGTCATCCACTAACGTTAGCGGTAGAATGCTCCAGCCCAGGCCAATCTCGACCATCACCTTGATGGTTTCCAGATAGTTGGTAGACATGCCGATGGTCATTTGCAGGCCCTGGGCATCGAACAGGTCTTTAATGATCTGGCCGGTGTAGGTGTTCAGCCCCGGCGGGATGGCGGTGTAGGGGCTAAGCATGGCCGGGGTGACTTCCTCGACCTTGGCCAACGGATGGTCTGCAGCAACAATGACCATTAGCGGGTCTTCCCATACGGCGAAAGACAGCAACTGCTGGTCGGCCACCGGGGACAGAGTGATCACCGCCAGATCCATTTCGCCGTGGAGGATGCGGTCGTGGGCCCGCTCTGAATCCATAAAGTCGATATCCAGCTGCACATTGGGGTGGCGGCGGCTGAATTCCCGCAGCACCGGTGGCAGCCGATGCAGGCCGATATGGTGGCTGATGCCCATGGAAAGGCGCCCGGATACTTCGCCCTGCAGATCGTGGATGGAGCGCACGGCTTCTTTGATATCTTGTAAAATCCGCCGACATTGGGGGAGTAGGGCGCGGCCCGCTTCGGTGAGGTGGACGTTGCGGCCGATGCGGTCAAACAGGCGGCAGTCCAGTTGTTTTTCCAGTGCCGAGATGCGCTTGCTCACCGCCGGTTGGGTGATATGCAGGGTCTCAGCGGCCAGAGAAAAGGACTGGCTTTCGGCCACGGCAAGAAAGGCATGTAGCGATTGGGTATCCATGCTCACCAGTCTATCTATTCCATTATGGAATTCAAATAATAAA is part of the Spongiibacter taiwanensis genome and encodes:
- a CDS encoding LysR family transcriptional regulator; protein product: MDTQSLHAFLAVAESQSFSLAAETLHITQPAVSKRISALEKQLDCRLFDRIGRNVHLTEAGRALLPQCRRILQDIKEAVRSIHDLQGEVSGRLSMGISHHIGLHRLPPVLREFSRRHPNVQLDIDFMDSERAHDRILHGEMDLAVITLSPVADQQLLSFAVWEDPLMVIVAADHPLAKVEEVTPAMLSPYTAIPPGLNTYTGQIIKDLFDAQGLQMTIGMSTNYLETIKVMVEIGLGWSILPLTLVDDGVVALPLKGMPLSRTLGCVHHRSRSLSNAAQAFIALLEIEANGQI